A window from Ictalurus furcatus strain D&B chromosome 16, Billie_1.0, whole genome shotgun sequence encodes these proteins:
- the LOC128620076 gene encoding SH2 domain-containing protein 3C-like, giving the protein MTERCSLWSALSAAACCFYRGSFMQFSKEKYLLESPPEKLRKELEEELKLSSSDLRSHGWYHGRIPREVSETLVLRSGDFLVRDSLANAGDYVISCRWQQDVVHCRISKVLVKSGQTKVQFLLEDETFDSLPTLIRHHAGTGRPVCPRSGAQLLCPVNRTVPLRYLEATFALASGRSGSHSPSAQRGAHIKRRSVTMTDGLTTEKIIPHSPSTIHHKDAMRNCALSMDQIQEMRCPLSPVGEAPLSPAYTSISRHRHGSGGRVLAVIPPSPVMRRSSEPHLSPSSSNNNVVCSDTPPSAHGCPSDGSEGGGSYCELRPGQPPTPPSKSYVERLRVEEGRAPGSAPTDGGESFTVPLVESSSCLRPGQYQSALLPAENKPLEMGVLKRVKELLAEVDPKTAAKHITKADCTVARILGVTKEMQRMMGVGSGLELLTLPHGHQLRLDLLERFYTMSIMMAVDLLGCTGSTEERAALLYKTIQLAAELKSTMGNMFGFAAIMRALELPQISRLDQTWMTLRQRHTEGAILYEKKLKPFMKGLNESKESSVLSSTSFPHVVPVLCLLEKGVAVGEGPEPWDTSECGVDVVMSHLEAARSIAHHGGLYRTNAESKLHDFQERKEVSEIFCTEFQMRLLWGSRGSEGSQSERYEKFDKVLTALSHKLEPPVRHSEL; this is encoded by the exons ttctccAAGGAGAAGTACCTGTTGGAGTCTCCCCCGGAGAAGCTGAGgaaggagctggaggaggaacTCAAACTCAGCAGCAGTGACCTGAGGAGCCACGGCTGGTACCATGGCCGCATCCCacgagag GTGTCGGAGACGCTGGTTCTGCGCAGCGGGGATTTCCTGGTGCGAGACTCGCTGGCCAACGCGGGTGATTACGTGATCTCGTGCCGCTGGCAGCAGGATGTGGTGCACTGCCGCATCAGTAAGGTTCTGGTGAAGAGCGGACAGACGAAGGTGCAGTTCCTCCTGGAGGACGAGACCTTCGACTCGCTGCCCACTCTGATCCGGCACCACGCTGGCACCGGCCGGCCCGTGTGCCCGCGCTCCGGCGCTCAGCTGCTGTGCCCCGTCAACCGCACAGTGCCCCTCAGGTACCTGGAGGCCACGTTTGCCCTGGCGAGCGGGAGATCGGGGTCACATTCACCGTCCGCTCAGCGGGGGGCGCACATCAAGAGACGCAGCGTCACCATGACGGATGGCCTGACCACCGAGAAGATCATCCCCCACAG TCCATCCACAATTCACCATAAAGACGCCATGAGGAACTGTGCGCTCAGCATGGACCAGATCCAGGAGATGCGCTGTCCCCTGTCCCCTGTAGGAGAAGCTCCTCTCTCACCTGCCTACACCTCCA TTTCCCGTCACAGACATGGCTCGGGCGGACGTGTTTTGGCCGTCATTCCACCTTCGCCGGTGATGCGACGCTCCAGCGAGCCTCACCTCTCCCCTTCCTCCTCCAATAACAACGTCGTGTGTTCGGACACGCCCCCCAGCGCTCACGGCTGCCCCTCAGACGGTTCGGAAGGAGGGGGCAGTTACTGCGAGTTGAGGCCGGGTCAACCCCCAACGCCTCCATCCAAGAGCTACGTGGAGAGGCTGAGGGTGGAGGAGGGCCGAGCGCCAGGCTCCGCCCCCACCGATGGAGGAGAGAGCTTCACCGTTCCTCTGGTGGAGAGCAGTTCGTGCTTGAGACCCGGGCAGTACCAGTCGGCCCTGCTTCCTGCAGAGAATAAACCCCTGGAGATGGGGGTCCTGAAGAGGGTGAAGGAACTGTTAGCTGAAGTCGACCCTAAAACAGCGGCCAAACACATCACCAAGGCCGACTGCACG GTTGCTAGGATACTGGGTGTTACCAAGGAGATGCAAAGGATGATGGGAGTGGGTTCCGGGCTGGAGTTGCTGACTCTACCACATGGCCATCAGCTGAGACTGGACCTGCTCgagag GTTCTACACCATGTCCATAATGATGGCGGTGGACCTGCTGGGCTGTACGGGCAGTACGGAGGAACGAGCAGCTCTGCTCTATAAGACCATCCAGCTGGCAGCAGAGCTCAAGAGCACCATGGGAAATATGTTCGGATTCGCCGCCATCATGAGAGCCCTTGAACTCCCGCAG ATCTCACGCTTGGACCAGACGTGGATGACGCTGAGACAGAGACATACGGAGGGAGCCATTTTGTATGAGAAGAAGCTCAAACCCTTCATGAAGGGCTTAAACGAAAGCAAAG AGAGCTCTGTGCTGTCCAGTACGTCTTTCCCACATGTGGTGCCCGTGTTGTGTCTGTTGGAGaagggcgtggctgtgggggaGGGGCCAGAGCCGTGGGATACTTCAGAATGTGGCGTGGACGTGGTCATGAGCCACCTAGAAGCAGCACGCAGCATTGCACACCACGGAGGCCTGTACCGCACCAACGCCGAGAGCAAGCTACACG actTTCAGGAGAGAAAGGAAGTGTCAGAGATCTTCTGCACGGAGTTCCAGATGAGGCTGCTCTGGGGAAGCCGAGGTTCCGAGGGGAGTCAGAGCGAACGCTACGAGAAGTTCGACAAAGTCCTCACGGCTCTTTCGCACAAGCTGGAGCCTCCTGTACGCCACAGCGAGCTATAG
- the LOC128620765 gene encoding ubiquitin-related modifier 1 codes for MAAPIAIHLEFGGGAELLFDGVKDHHVTLPSQSEPWDVKQLLVWIQKNLLKERPELFVQGDSVRPGILVLINDADWELMGELEYQLQDQDNIVFISTLHGG; via the exons ATGGCGGCGCCCATAGCGATACATCTAGAGTTCGG AGGAGGAGCCGAACTCCTGTTTGACGGAGTCAAAGATCACCATGTGACACttcccagccaatcagaacccT GGGACGTGAAGCAGCTGCTAGTGTGGATTCAGAAGAACTTGCTGAAGGAGAGGCCCGAGCTCTTTGTGCAGGGAGATTCTGt GAGACCCGGTATTCTCGTATTGATCAACGATGCGGACTGGGAACTGATG GGTGAGTTGGAGTACCAGCTTCAGGACCAGGACAATATTGTGTTCATCTCCACACTTCATGGCGGTTAA